TGAACCTGTTAGACTTTTGCACACTCCGAGAACACAGATCAGAATGGAGTGAGCATGACACGCAGAAAGACCAACACCTACACCCCTGAGTTCAAGCAGGAAGCGGTCCAGCTGGCCACCCGTGAGGATATGACCATCAAGCAGGCTGCCAAGGACCTGGGGATCCCCTACAGTGCCCTGCATGGCTGGGTGCAACAGACCAAAACCGCCAAACTCACGGGCCGCCCGGTCTTCACAGGCAAAGGAAAGCCTGCCCTGAGCGAGCAGGAGAAACGCATCAAAGAGCTGGAGAAGGAAGTGGAAATTCTCCGTCAGGAACGTGAGATTTTAAAATTGGCGGCGAAGTTCTTCGCCAAAGAAATGCCGTGAAATGCCAGTTCATTGAAACGCATTTGAAGGGCTTCGCCTTAAACATCTTTCTTCGTGTGCTGAACGTCAAAAAAGAGACTTATTTCGCCTGGAAGAAGCGGGGCCTCAGTGAGCGTCAACAAGCAGACCAGAGGCTAGCTACAGAGATCCAAAAGATCCATCAGGACAGCAAAGGCACCTACGGTGCTCCTCGTGTGAAGGCGGAACTGAATGTACGAGGTCAGCAGGTCAGCCGCCAACGGATCACCCGTCTGATGCAAGCCCAGGGGCTGAAAGTGCGCCAGAAGCGCAAATTTAGAGTCACCACGCGCAGCAGGGTGGGGGACCAGGTTTTCGATAATGTGCTGGACCGACAGTTTACGGCTGCCCAGCCGGACCAGAAATG
Above is a window of Deinococcus roseus DNA encoding:
- a CDS encoding transposase; amino-acid sequence: MTRRKTNTYTPEFKQEAVQLATREDMTIKQAAKDLGIPYSALHGWVQQTKTAKLTGRPVFTGKGKPALSEQEKRIKELEKEVEILRQEREILKLAAKFFAKEMP